One segment of Nitrososphaerota archaeon DNA contains the following:
- a CDS encoding glycosyltransferase family 4 protein: MGGLNIGIVVDRVMPYYIGGYERRYWELARRLAENNEVHIFTSCPQSETIEQVNIHKVAAPKPYFNDKGYRILHQDLGFTLRYLSKFEKMDVIDCNATPFIHLPLMTLAAKYKRTKIAVTVHEVLQKTVNTYLYYRYQNPVQRKLIPVMSSIGSRIIKASLTHPKPDLTIAVSETTKQMLENIGLNHVSLIPNGVNATNLAKSIKEDAETDVVFIGRLSPEKRVEDLLESLRYLKQQYGVISKSKIVGNGPLQKKLAAKADMLGVSDYVQFTGQLSEQELQNTLKTSRIFVLPSAREGFSIATAEAMANGLPVIMAVPPVPEEAGGALNLIDNGANGLTYPLGNIAELADRIMTLLKDDKLRSNLGTASHQKAAQFNWDNIAKTYEETLTKIVEGRLA; this comes from the coding sequence TTGGGCGGACTAAATATCGGCATCGTAGTAGATCGCGTCATGCCTTACTACATAGGGGGATATGAGAGACGCTACTGGGAACTCGCCCGACGCCTAGCTGAAAACAACGAAGTTCACATCTTTACCTCCTGCCCGCAGTCGGAAACGATTGAACAGGTGAACATCCACAAGGTAGCGGCGCCGAAACCATACTTTAACGATAAAGGATACCGTATCCTCCACCAAGACCTTGGTTTCACGCTCAGGTATCTATCCAAGTTTGAAAAGATGGATGTGATAGACTGTAACGCCACCCCCTTCATACATCTACCGTTAATGACCCTCGCGGCCAAGTATAAGAGAACAAAAATCGCAGTCACAGTTCACGAAGTCCTCCAGAAAACAGTCAACACCTATCTCTACTACCGTTACCAGAACCCGGTTCAGAGAAAACTCATCCCAGTAATGTCAAGCATAGGTTCACGAATAATCAAAGCCTCGTTGACCCACCCCAAACCAGACCTAACTATAGCGGTCTCAGAAACAACTAAGCAGATGCTTGAAAACATCGGGCTTAACCACGTCAGCCTCATACCGAACGGAGTAAACGCCACAAACCTTGCCAAGAGCATCAAAGAGGACGCGGAAACAGATGTGGTGTTCATCGGCCGCCTCTCACCTGAGAAACGAGTCGAAGACCTTTTGGAAAGCCTCCGCTACTTGAAGCAGCAGTACGGAGTAATCTCAAAGAGCAAAATCGTCGGCAACGGCCCACTTCAGAAAAAACTTGCTGCAAAAGCAGATATGCTGGGGGTATCAGACTACGTTCAGTTCACCGGGCAACTAAGCGAACAGGAACTTCAAAACACCCTTAAAACTTCAAGAATTTTCGTTCTTCCTTCTGCCCGCGAAGGCTTCTCAATCGCAACGGCAGAAGCAATGGCCAACGGATTACCAGTAATTATGGCAGTACCACCTGTCCCAGAAGAAGCAGGAGGCGCGCTCAACCTTATCGATAACGGAGCAAACGGGCTAACCTACCCATTAGGAAACATAGCGGAACTTGCTGATAGGATAATGACTCTGCTAAAAGACGATAAACTTCGCAGCAACTTAGGAACTGCATCACACCAAAAAGCTGCTCAGTTCAACTGGGACAACATCGCGAAAACATACGAAGAAACATTAACAAAAATAGTGGAAGGTAGGCTTGCTTGA
- a CDS encoding class I SAM-dependent methyltransferase: protein MSSSYLLDPYIINIVERGNSVLDVACGRGKWGHLVNTSHKPPSFIIGVDIWPQYLKETAKHRIYDDVILCDAKYLPLRDSSFDTVLACEVLEHVEKSEGKNLLKELERVCRDKIIVSTPKIRFEQDIVEGNAYQIHRSRWSPNELRKHGYLVRGVGFGLFGASTPPMLIMGLAPLSYYLPETSYILLAVKERRHLDSETPNEETVWK from the coding sequence ATGAGTAGCTCCTATTTGCTCGATCCTTACATAATAAATATCGTTGAACGTGGGAACTCAGTCCTGGACGTGGCCTGCGGCAGAGGAAAATGGGGTCATCTCGTAAACACAAGCCACAAACCACCTAGCTTCATCATAGGGGTAGATATATGGCCACAATACCTGAAAGAGACAGCGAAGCATAGAATATACGATGATGTCATCCTCTGCGACGCTAAATACCTACCGCTGAGAGACTCGAGCTTTGACACGGTACTGGCCTGCGAGGTACTAGAACATGTGGAGAAGAGCGAGGGGAAAAACCTGCTTAAGGAGTTGGAACGAGTCTGCAGGGACAAGATAATCGTTTCAACGCCGAAGATCCGGTTTGAACAAGACATCGTTGAAGGAAACGCCTACCAGATACATAGAAGCCGATGGTCACCTAACGAGTTGAGAAAACACGGCTACTTGGTTCGAGGAGTAGGCTTCGGACTGTTCGGAGCATCCACGCCACCCATGTTGATTATGGGACTGGCACCATTATCTTATTACCTACCTGAAACATCCTATATCCTACTTGCGGTCAAAGAGCGGAGGCATCTTGACTCCGAGACGCCTAACGAAGAAACCGTCTGGAAGTAG
- a CDS encoding glycosyltransferase gives MESIAAQSCGFIETLVIDNYSQDGTDVVAKSYPVRFIRFQGSAAAARNIGIKKSKGRFILLLDADQALQEGFIKHCIDVLSCSPIDGLIVPEVSVGSGFWTRVLGFEKNLVSNDVSAAIPRFFRADVLVELGEDENLVFGEDWDLYMRFRRRGFTAEGVGAYLLHYESGSLIRILVKSLQYGLSFRRLARKRGAAIYRRYTFLPVSRRRFARCFIDDPPHGAGFILLRFLRGVFFGIGVSVSFVTGKKGD, from the coding sequence TTGGAGTCAATCGCCGCGCAAAGTTGTGGATTCATTGAAACTCTTGTGATTGATAATTATAGTCAAGACGGAACCGATGTTGTGGCTAAATCATATCCTGTTCGGTTTATTCGTTTTCAGGGAAGTGCGGCTGCAGCTAGGAATATCGGAATTAAGAAGTCAAAAGGGCGGTTTATTTTGCTGCTAGATGCTGATCAGGCTCTTCAGGAAGGTTTCATCAAGCATTGTATTGACGTTTTGTCCTGCAGCCCGATTGATGGATTGATTGTTCCTGAGGTGTCGGTGGGGAGCGGCTTCTGGACGAGGGTGCTCGGCTTTGAGAAAAACTTGGTTTCTAATGATGTTTCAGCTGCGATTCCTCGTTTCTTTAGGGCTGATGTTCTGGTTGAGCTAGGTGAGGATGAGAATCTTGTTTTTGGCGAGGATTGGGATCTCTATATGCGTTTTAGAAGACGTGGGTTTACAGCTGAAGGAGTCGGCGCCTATCTGCTGCATTATGAATCTGGAAGCTTGATCAGGATTTTGGTGAAGTCCTTGCAATACGGTCTCTCTTTTAGAAGGTTGGCTCGGAAGCGGGGTGCGGCTATCTACCGTCGATATACATTTCTGCCCGTTTCTCGAAGGAGGTTCGCAAGGTGTTTCATTGATGATCCGCCACATGGTGCGGGTTTTATTCTTCTCCGTTTTCTGCGGGGTGTTTTCTTTGGAATAGGTGTTTCAGTTAGTTTTGTCACTGGGAAAAAGGGTGACTAG